The Arctopsyche grandis isolate Sample6627 chromosome 5, ASM5162203v2, whole genome shotgun sequence genome includes a window with the following:
- the Daxx gene encoding daxx-like protein: MYSRVVSLDSSDDEKEGSPLTITRTKPNNGSHSNVKININTSNTTITKIPIANNAIHPNHPNHPNQLNVRPHHTMHQRILKNDLHMNTRIPITYSHNTPKMKIESNSWPIQNFGVSQLAGTRIDMMSKNIPQFIKPPMFPRIPLNPYRTYKKPQPNSLQVMPIANRMPFRNRGIAQEPMMPIIVSTRSLCNKQPVKPPFFSSELTVTKVNRGKSLAKTTDITPQVTIRKKSQIVDAKDFFNMAKPITTINIDDDDEDSCNKSPAPMEVVEIEFESVSDDANVEPDSTMNSDTVDDINSPLSTHSSSEKENSEPASVQLKKVTIEEPVCKRPKLSHSTDSIVEIIKKEAELSVPTENSCNERLGEVVAAGEVVADEVAADDDADEAEIHSSFQNFLDLCLSLDDSDDMKKIVDKRLKHYYKSVDRTFTRSKEFRTLVEEKMVEINSTPQYLFIYVKEVADELKAHRTKSKPEKSKTVEEEAPSHSKAKSDDRKDATQSKIKRLERALYILNKKITKLDEKEVDYDEEDNSAYVLVDRYKARVVQVYEKLCKLKGECGLNKKHHSVNRVLSRLSLTNCDVPKVIESLKKISSKVTNWFPNFYEVLRCVQDCASKAGLHFTDIELHSKARQVFVEVGTALKNQRQCNEYQDLCLMFVNSEPDPADNDPALAAILNSNRQICKKKENDIINKFANIESCSKSVLADVNGKGDDKSKAPEDDESKAPEDEDSEDDVVIIDETEDAK; this comes from the exons ATGTATTCCCGAGTCGTGTCTCTGGATTCGTCCGACGATGAGAAGGAAGGCTCCCCCCTCACCATCACCAGAACGAAACCCAACAACGGCTCTCACTCCAACGTCAAAATCAACATCAACACCAGCAACACCACCATCACGAAGATCCCCATCGCCAACAACGCCATCCACCCCAACCACCCCAACCACCCCAACCAACTCAACGTCAGGCCACACCACACCATG CACCAGAGAATCTTGAAGAACGACCTTCACATGAACACACGCATTCCCATCACGTATTCACACAACACTCCAAAGATGAAAATTGAATCAAACTCCTGGCCCATACAAAATTTCGGTGTATCCCAGTTGGCCGGAACCAGAATCGACATGATGTCGAAAAATATTCCTCAGTTCATCAAACCACCGATGTTTCCAAGAATACCGTTGAACCCATACCGAACATACAAAAAACCTCAACCGAATTCATTACAAGTCATGCCGATCGCAAACAGAATGCCGTTTAGGAACAGAGGAATAGCCCAAGAGCCGATGATGCCGATCATAGTCAGCACGCGGAGTCTGTGCAACAAGCAGCCCGTCAAACCGCCGTTCTTTTCGTCCGAGCTGACAGTCACCAAGGTCAACCGAGGAAAATCACTAGCGAAGACCACAGATATCACACCGCAAGTCACCATAAGAAAAAAGTCGCAAATTGTCGATGCCAAAGATTTCTTCAATATGGCCAAACCGATTACTACTATTAATATagacgacgacgatgaagaTAGTTGTAATAAGAGTCCAGCCCCGATGGAAGTCGTAGAAATTGAATTTGAGAGCGTTTCCGATGATGCCAACGTTGAGCCGGACTCGACAATGAACAGCGACACAGTCGATGATATTAACTCGCCCCTGAGTACTCATTCTAGTTCCGAGAAGGAAAATTCTGAACCTGCGTCGGTTCAGCTCAAGAAAGTAACAATAGAAGAACCCGTTtgtaaaaggccaaagttgaGTCACAGCACTGATAGTATAGTAGAAATTATTAAGAAAGAGGCCGAGCTGAGCGTTCCGACTGAAAATTCATGCAATGAAAGGCTCGGAGAAGTAGTTGCCGCGGGTGAAGTAGTCGCCGATGAAGTGGCTGCTGATGATGATGCCGACGAAGCCGAGATCCATAGCTCGTTCCAAAATTTCCTAGATTTATGTTTGAGTCTGGACGACTCCGACGATATGAAGAAGATTGTCGATAAGCGATTGAAACACTACTACAAATCGGTGGATCGGACTTTCACCAGATCTAAAGAGTTCCGCACGCTCGTCGAGGAAAAGATGGTCGAGATAAACTCCACCCCCCAATATTTGTTCATCTATGTCAAAGAAGTGGCCGATGAGTTGAAAGCTCACCGTACAAAATCGAAACCGGAAAAAAGCAAGACGGTGGAAGAAGAAG CTCCGTCGCACAGCAAAGCCAAGTCTGACGATCGGAAAGATGCGACCCAGAGCAAAATCAAAAGATTAGAAAGAGCTCtatacattttgaataaaaaaataaccaaaTTAGATGAGAAAGAAGTAGACTATGATGAAGAAGACAATTCTGCGTATGTTTTAGTCGACAG GTACAAGGCTCGAGTGGTCCAAGTATATGAAAAGCTATGTAAATTAAAAGGAGAGTGCGGCCTGAATAAGAAGCACCACAGCGTGAATCGAGTATTGTCACGATTATCATTGACCAATTGTGACGTTCCAAAAGTGATCGAGTCactgaaaaaaatatcttcaaagGTGACCAATTGGTTCCCCAACTTTTATGAAGTATTGCGATGCGTTCAAGACTGTGCTTCCAAAGCTGGTTTGCATTTTACAGATATCGAACTTCATTCCAAAG CGCGGCAAGTGTTTGTCGAAGTCGGCACAGCTTTAAAAAATCAACGTCAATGTAACGAGTATCAAGATCTATGTCTGATGTTCGTCAATAGTGAGCCGGATCCTGCGGACAACGATCCTGCTTTAGCTGCCATTTTGAATAGTAATCGACAAATTTGCAAAAAGAAGGAGAATGATATTATCAacaa GTTCGCCAACATTGAGTCGTGTTCAAAATCAGTACTAGCAGATGTGAATGGAAAGGGTGATGATAAGTCCAAAGCTCCCGAAGACGACGAGTCCAAAGCCCCCGAAGACGAGGATTCTGAAGACGACGTCGTTATCATCGATGAAACTGAGGATGCGAAATAA